The proteins below are encoded in one region of Flavobacterium nackdongense:
- a CDS encoding phosphoenolpyruvate carboxylase → MYTHPKIERFNEEVLSKYHIYNSVFITLPFDSIDNTGALLPLFTEGCENGFKKQETPKEILDLFSQKYLSGASEKEKIDLMFRFIQYIERQIVLFDAVEDAAFPVVNNMDGRGSLRDIKEKAAVQDRESELISFLENFNVRTVLTAHPTQFYPGSVLGIINDLTDAIRKNNLLEIKQLLAQLGKTPFIQNEKPNPFDEAVSLIWYLENVFYETAGEIVHYLQKNILKGESINNQLIKLGFWPGGDRDGNPFVTTEITLKVADRLRTSILKCYYREMRSLKRKLTFHEVDVLVAELEYKLYRSVFYSKGEIYITLEEFISQLNKIRTILIERNQSLYLDELEALLIKVNLFGFHFASLDIRQNSKIHDAVFEDVVLYYLNSNATVFPSNYFELSEAEKMEVLSRLNGNLDSGVFENEITRSTVESIQAIRKIQENNGEFGANRYIISNNESALNVMETFALFKLNNWENPTVDIIPLFESVDDLQNAYVIMEKLYTNPVYAAHLARRNNKQTIMLGFSDGTKDGGYLMANWSIYKAKEELTAMSRKYGIKALFFDGRGGPPARGGGKTHKFYASLGPNIENNEIQITVQGQTISSNFGTLDSCRYNLENLLSAGATNQVFNKQKNSLTSSEKEILDQLAALGYEKYLSFKNHPKFIPYLEQMSTLKYYAKTNIGSRPSKRSKSETLEFSDLRAIPFVGSWSQLKQNVPGFFGVGSALKYFEDNNWDLVQDLYNNSLFFRTLLENSMMSLAKSFFPLTSYMKNDPEFGEFWQIIYDEFLETKRLLLKIAGHKSLMENYPDGKASIDIRERIVLPLLTIQQYALLRINELNKEDNPDLGLIQTYEKIVTRSLFGNTNASRNSA, encoded by the coding sequence ATGTACACCCATCCTAAAATCGAACGTTTTAACGAAGAAGTTCTTTCGAAATACCATATTTATAATAGTGTTTTTATCACTTTGCCTTTTGATTCTATAGACAATACCGGCGCTTTATTGCCTTTGTTTACTGAGGGGTGTGAAAATGGTTTCAAAAAACAGGAAACGCCAAAAGAAATATTAGATTTATTTTCTCAAAAATACCTTAGTGGCGCTTCAGAAAAGGAAAAAATAGATTTGATGTTTCGTTTTATTCAATATATCGAGCGTCAAATTGTGCTTTTTGATGCGGTGGAAGATGCTGCATTTCCGGTTGTGAATAATATGGATGGACGAGGTTCATTGCGCGATATCAAAGAAAAAGCAGCTGTTCAAGATAGGGAATCAGAACTCATTTCGTTTTTAGAAAATTTTAATGTTCGAACCGTTCTAACAGCGCATCCTACTCAGTTTTATCCCGGATCTGTTCTTGGAATTATTAATGATTTGACCGATGCAATTCGTAAAAATAATTTGCTAGAAATCAAACAATTGCTGGCACAATTAGGAAAAACTCCATTTATTCAAAATGAAAAGCCGAATCCTTTTGACGAAGCGGTTAGTTTGATTTGGTATTTAGAAAATGTCTTTTATGAAACCGCGGGTGAAATTGTCCACTACCTTCAAAAAAATATTTTAAAAGGAGAATCTATTAATAATCAATTGATAAAACTTGGGTTTTGGCCTGGTGGTGATCGGGATGGAAATCCTTTTGTAACCACCGAAATTACACTTAAAGTTGCCGATCGATTGAGAACTTCTATTCTGAAATGTTACTATCGTGAGATGAGAAGCCTGAAAAGAAAGCTTACTTTCCATGAAGTGGATGTTTTGGTTGCCGAACTTGAATACAAATTGTATCGTTCTGTTTTTTATTCGAAAGGGGAAATTTACATTACTTTAGAGGAATTCATTTCGCAGTTAAACAAAATTAGAACGATTCTTATTGAACGAAATCAGTCCTTGTATTTGGATGAATTGGAGGCACTTTTGATTAAAGTAAATTTATTCGGTTTCCATTTTGCTTCCTTGGATATCAGACAGAATAGTAAAATACATGATGCTGTTTTTGAGGATGTTGTACTGTATTATTTAAACTCAAATGCTACCGTTTTTCCTTCGAATTATTTTGAATTATCCGAAGCTGAAAAAATGGAAGTTTTGTCTAGGTTAAACGGCAATCTGGATTCTGGTGTGTTTGAAAATGAAATAACAAGATCAACTGTAGAATCAATTCAAGCCATTAGAAAAATTCAAGAAAATAATGGAGAATTTGGCGCAAATAGGTACATCATCAGCAATAACGAAAGTGCCTTGAATGTAATGGAAACATTTGCACTTTTCAAATTGAATAATTGGGAAAACCCAACGGTTGATATTATTCCGCTTTTCGAATCGGTCGATGATTTGCAGAATGCGTATGTGATTATGGAGAAATTATACACTAATCCTGTTTATGCAGCGCATTTGGCTAGAAGGAATAACAAACAAACGATTATGCTTGGTTTTTCCGACGGTACGAAGGATGGAGGTTATTTGATGGCAAATTGGAGTATTTACAAAGCCAAAGAAGAACTTACTGCCATGTCTAGGAAATATGGCATAAAAGCCCTCTTTTTTGATGGTCGTGGTGGACCGCCAGCGCGTGGTGGAGGAAAAACGCATAAGTTCTATGCTTCTTTAGGTCCCAATATTGAGAATAATGAAATACAAATTACAGTTCAGGGCCAGACCATTAGTTCTAATTTTGGGACTTTGGATTCTTGTCGTTACAATTTAGAAAATTTATTGAGTGCCGGTGCCACGAACCAGGTTTTTAATAAGCAAAAAAATAGCCTAACCAGCAGTGAAAAAGAAATTTTAGATCAATTAGCGGCTTTGGGTTATGAAAAATATTTGAGTTTCAAGAATCATCCAAAATTCATTCCGTACTTGGAACAAATGAGTACATTAAAGTATTACGCTAAAACCAATATCGGAAGTCGTCCATCAAAAAGGAGTAAATCCGAAACATTGGAATTTTCGGATCTTAGAGCTATTCCATTTGTAGGTTCCTGGAGTCAACTAAAACAGAATGTTCCCGGTTTTTTTGGAGTGGGTTCGGCTTTAAAATATTTTGAAGACAATAATTGGGATTTGGTTCAAGATCTGTATAACAATTCGTTGTTCTTTAGAACCTTGCTTGAAAACAGTATGATGTCATTGGCTAAGTCATTTTTCCCATTGACTTCCTATATGAAAAATGATCCTGAGTTTGGGGAGTTTTGGCAAATTATTTATGATGAATTTTTAGAAACTAAAAGATTATTACTCAAAATAGCTGGGCATAAATCATTGATGGAAAATTATCCTGACGGTAAAGCTTCAATTGATATTAGAGAACGTATTGTATTGCCTTTGTTAACGATACAGCAATATGCTTTGCTTAGAATTAATGAGTTAAATAAAGAAGATAATCCAGATTTAGGATTGATCCAAACCTATGAGAAAATTGTAACTCGTTCCCTTTTTGGAAATACGAATGCGAGTAGAAACTCGGCTTAG
- a CDS encoding 1-acyl-sn-glycerol-3-phosphate acyltransferase codes for MKKSFYKLIFFKMMGWKITGAFDENIKKCVLMVLPHTSWHDFYLGIFTRGIVGLEMNFIAKKELFRFPFGYYFRWMGGAPIDRVGSLNKVEAIAKIFENHTEFRLAISPEGTRKKTSELRSGFYYIALKANVPIIPVAFDFGKKEVNVGEPFFPTANYEQDLKIILDHFQGVLGKIPENGFTPLN; via the coding sequence ATGAAAAAAAGCTTTTACAAATTGATATTCTTCAAAATGATGGGTTGGAAAATCACAGGTGCATTTGACGAAAACATCAAAAAATGCGTTTTAATGGTTCTCCCGCACACGAGCTGGCACGATTTCTATCTGGGTATATTTACCAGAGGAATTGTGGGTTTGGAAATGAATTTCATCGCAAAAAAAGAATTGTTTCGTTTTCCATTCGGTTATTATTTCCGATGGATGGGTGGAGCGCCTATTGATAGAGTAGGTAGTTTGAATAAAGTGGAAGCGATTGCAAAAATATTCGAAAATCATACCGAATTCCGCTTGGCCATTTCTCCGGAAGGAACCAGAAAAAAAACTAGCGAACTCAGGTCTGGTTTTTATTATATCGCCTTAAAAGCAAATGTTCCTATAATTCCGGTTGCTTTTGATTTTGGTAAAAAAGAAGTAAATGTTGGCGAGCCGTTTTTTCCAACTGCGAATTACGAGCAGGACCTGAAAATTATTTTGGATCATTTTCAAGGAGTCCTCGGTAAGATTCCTGAAAATGGTTTTACTCCCCTAAATTGA
- a CDS encoding Lrp/AsnC family transcriptional regulator, with product MSKFRLDEVDHQILDMLIDNTRIPFTDIAKKLLISAGTVHVRVKKMEDAEIIMGSSLVLDYDKLGYSFIAYVGVFLNNTSQTKFVLQRINEIPFVTVASVTTGKFNIFCKIRAKDTKHAKDVIFMIDDIDGVYRTETMISLEESINDKKRLMHTIFKDI from the coding sequence ATGAGTAAGTTTCGTTTAGATGAAGTAGACCATCAAATTTTGGACATGTTGATTGACAACACTAGAATTCCTTTTACAGATATTGCTAAAAAATTATTAATTTCTGCAGGTACCGTGCACGTTAGGGTGAAGAAAATGGAGGATGCGGAAATAATTATGGGCTCGTCCTTAGTATTGGATTATGATAAATTAGGATATTCTTTTATAGCTTACGTTGGAGTTTTTCTTAATAATACCTCTCAAACAAAATTCGTTTTACAAAGAATAAACGAAATACCTTTTGTGACTGTGGCTTCTGTGACTACCGGAAAATTTAATATTTTCTGCAAAATTAGAGCTAAAGACACCAAACATGCCAAAGATGTCATTTTTATGATTGATGATATCGACGGCGTTTACAGAACAGAAACAATGATTTCTCTAGAAGAAAGCATCAATGATAAAAAGCGTTTAATGCATACTATATTCAAGGATATATAA
- a CDS encoding deoxyhypusine synthase family protein produces MSKGPISQFIEKHYLHFNSASLVDAAKAYEQQLANGAKMMVSMAGAMSTAEIGKIFAEIIRKDKVQIISCTGANLEEDIMNLVAHSHYERVPNYRDLTPEDEWALLERGLNRVTDTCIPEHEAFRRLQKHIYKIWKDADDKGERYFPHEFMYKMLLSGVLEEYYEIDLKDSWMYAAAEKNLPIIVPGWEDSTMGNIFASYVIKGDLKASTMKSGIEYMTFLADWYPKNSSNGIGFFQIGGGIAGDFPICVVPMLYQDMEMHEIPFWSYFCQISDSTTSYGSYSGAVPNEKITWGKLDIKTPKFIIESDATIVAPLIFAYLLDL; encoded by the coding sequence ATGAGCAAAGGACCAATTAGTCAGTTTATCGAAAAGCACTATCTGCATTTCAATTCAGCATCTTTAGTGGATGCCGCTAAAGCCTACGAACAGCAATTAGCCAATGGTGCGAAAATGATGGTGAGTATGGCTGGAGCAATGAGCACCGCCGAAATAGGTAAAATTTTTGCGGAAATTATTCGCAAAGATAAAGTTCAAATTATTTCTTGCACAGGAGCCAATCTTGAGGAAGATATAATGAATTTAGTAGCACATTCGCACTACGAAAGAGTGCCAAATTACCGTGATTTAACCCCAGAAGACGAATGGGCTTTGCTGGAAAGAGGATTGAACCGTGTGACCGACACATGTATTCCTGAGCACGAAGCGTTCCGTCGTTTGCAAAAACACATTTACAAAATTTGGAAAGACGCCGATGATAAAGGAGAAAGATACTTCCCACATGAATTCATGTACAAGATGTTACTTTCTGGCGTTTTGGAGGAATATTACGAAATTGATTTAAAAGACAGTTGGATGTATGCTGCTGCAGAGAAAAATTTACCTATTATTGTACCCGGTTGGGAAGACAGTACGATGGGAAATATTTTTGCTTCCTATGTTATCAAAGGGGATTTGAAAGCATCGACGATGAAATCAGGAATCGAATATATGACCTTCTTAGCTGATTGGTACCCAAAAAATAGTTCTAATGGTATTGGGTTTTTCCAAATTGGCGGAGGTATCGCTGGCGATTTTCCGATTTGCGTTGTACCAATGTTGTATCAAGATATGGAAATGCACGAAATTCCGTTTTGGAGCTATTTCTGCCAGATTTCAGATTCTACGACTAGTTACGGTTCCTATTCAGGGGCGGTACCGAATGAAAAAATCACTTGGGGTAAATTAGACATAAAAACCCCAAAATTCATTATCGAGTCGGATGCTACCATTGTAGCGCCATTAATTTTTGCCTATTTGTTGGATTTATAA
- the aroB gene encoding 3-dehydroquinate synthase produces the protein MQSIQANNYPIYFNEEGYNALNSFIEGSHYSNLFIVVDSNTNEFCLSQFLPYLATDLTIEIIEFEAGEPNKNIETCVELWNVLTELGADRKSLIINLGGGVVTDLGGFVASTFKRGIDFVHIPTTLLSMVDASVGGKTGVDLGNLKNQIGVINVPKMVLIDTQYLETLPQEEMRSGLAEMLKHGLIYDKEYWEQFLDLKAIDFADFDALIYRSVEIKNEIVMQDPTEKNIRKALNFGHTLGHAIESYFLENDDKKSLLHGEAIAIGMILESYISLQKNLITTDEYHQIKATIKSIYEAVVFEEKDIEPILELLIHDKKNEYGSIQFALIEGIGKIKINQSVENELILEAFEDYKS, from the coding sequence ATGCAATCTATTCAAGCCAACAATTATCCCATATATTTTAATGAAGAAGGATATAACGCACTTAATTCATTTATTGAGGGCAGCCACTATTCCAACCTCTTTATAGTAGTTGATAGCAATACCAACGAATTTTGTTTGTCGCAATTTCTGCCCTATTTAGCCACCGATCTCACTATAGAAATTATTGAATTTGAAGCCGGTGAGCCCAACAAAAACATTGAAACTTGCGTCGAATTATGGAATGTATTGACCGAATTAGGTGCCGATAGAAAAAGCCTTATTATTAATTTGGGAGGTGGAGTTGTAACGGATTTGGGAGGCTTCGTGGCCTCGACGTTCAAACGTGGTATCGATTTTGTTCATATTCCAACTACTTTATTATCCATGGTAGATGCTTCGGTTGGCGGAAAAACAGGTGTTGATTTAGGCAATCTAAAAAATCAAATTGGGGTAATCAATGTTCCCAAAATGGTACTGATTGACACCCAATATTTGGAGACGCTTCCACAAGAAGAAATGCGTTCCGGACTGGCCGAAATGTTGAAGCACGGCTTGATTTATGACAAAGAATATTGGGAACAATTTCTGGATTTGAAAGCAATCGATTTTGCCGATTTTGATGCCCTGATTTATCGTTCTGTCGAAATCAAGAACGAAATTGTAATGCAAGATCCAACCGAAAAAAACATTCGTAAAGCCTTGAATTTCGGACATACTTTAGGACACGCTATTGAAAGTTATTTTTTAGAAAACGACGACAAAAAAAGCCTGTTGCACGGTGAGGCCATTGCGATCGGAATGATCTTAGAAAGCTATATTTCCTTACAGAAAAATTTAATTACCACCGACGAATACCATCAAATAAAAGCGACTATAAAATCGATCTATGAAGCTGTAGTCTTCGAGGAAAAAGACATAGAACCCATATTAGAATTACTCATTCACGACAAAAAAAATGAGTACGGAAGCATTCAGTTTGCCTTGATTGAAGGTATCGGAAAAATAAAAATCAATCAATCTGTTGAAAATGAATTGATTTTAGAGGCTTTTGAAGATTATAAATCTTAA
- a CDS encoding M14 family metallopeptidase: MDLEQLYDRYKDQSIAGRYLTLDAILPIFEKWNTKNQLKIIGKSVLGVSIYSYQIGSGKTKIFLWSQMHGNESTTTKALIDFLHFLNGETVLATTLLESFTFCCIPILNPDGAKAYTRENANKVDLNRDSQDLSQPESRILRAVFEDFQPHFCFNLHDQRTIFGVGDTGKPATLSFLAPSYNETRDVNANRLKAINLISGINEVLQELIPGQIGRFDDGFNINCIGDTFQYLGVPTVLFEAGHFPNDYQREQTRKYVFVSLVCSFQRLNENDLVNNEFDKYLSIPQNKVVFYDFLYKNVKINYDGIEIITKFAAQYKEELIDNQICFNAYIVHIGELDNFFGHFEYDAKEALYQDENENFPKLNQKADFYLSNGFAVINGLISQ; the protein is encoded by the coding sequence ATGGATTTAGAACAATTGTACGATCGATATAAAGATCAATCTATCGCGGGACGTTATCTAACTTTAGATGCTATTCTGCCAATTTTTGAAAAATGGAATACCAAGAATCAATTGAAAATAATTGGCAAATCGGTACTCGGGGTTTCGATTTATAGTTACCAAATTGGGAGCGGAAAAACAAAAATTTTCCTTTGGTCACAAATGCACGGAAACGAAAGTACGACCACAAAAGCATTGATTGACTTTTTGCATTTTCTAAATGGGGAGACTGTATTAGCGACAACATTGCTTGAAAGTTTTACTTTTTGTTGCATTCCCATTTTGAATCCAGATGGAGCAAAAGCATACACTAGGGAAAATGCTAATAAAGTAGATTTGAATCGCGACTCACAAGATCTCTCCCAGCCTGAGAGTAGAATATTAAGGGCAGTTTTCGAAGATTTTCAACCGCATTTTTGTTTCAATTTGCACGATCAGCGCACTATTTTTGGGGTTGGCGACACCGGGAAACCAGCAACATTGTCATTTTTAGCACCATCGTACAACGAGACGAGAGATGTGAATGCGAATCGATTAAAAGCCATCAATCTTATTTCAGGCATAAATGAGGTGTTGCAGGAGCTTATTCCTGGGCAAATTGGGCGTTTTGATGATGGTTTCAATATCAATTGCATCGGAGATACATTTCAGTACTTGGGCGTGCCGACCGTTTTGTTCGAAGCGGGGCATTTTCCAAACGACTACCAAAGAGAACAGACCAGAAAATATGTTTTTGTTTCTTTGGTATGCAGTTTTCAACGACTTAACGAAAACGATTTAGTCAACAACGAATTTGATAAATATTTGAGTATTCCTCAAAATAAAGTAGTTTTTTATGATTTTTTATATAAAAATGTCAAAATAAATTATGATGGTATCGAAATAATCACGAAATTTGCAGCACAATACAAAGAGGAATTAATTGATAATCAAATTTGTTTTAATGCCTATATTGTGCATATAGGAGAATTGGATAATTTTTTCGGACATTTTGAATATGATGCAAAAGAGGCTCTTTATCAGGATGAAAATGAGAATTTTCCAAAATTAAATCAAAAAGCTGATTTTTATTTAAGTAATGGTTTTGCCGTTATCAATGGATTAATTTCCCAATAG
- a CDS encoding DinB family protein, translating into MNSNQLPVNEYSQFNATYINALENVELLEELEISLHDFIKFVQNIPMDKFDFRYAEGKWTIKDIIQHIIDAERIFAYRALRIARNDKTPLSGFEENDYVENTDANSRSIQALLTEFSAVRHCNLLLFKSFSAEQLARIGIASENEVSVRALGFLMIGHQKHHQRVFQERYL; encoded by the coding sequence ATGAATTCCAATCAATTGCCCGTAAATGAATATTCTCAGTTCAATGCGACCTATATCAATGCCCTTGAAAATGTTGAATTATTAGAAGAATTAGAAATCAGTTTGCATGATTTTATCAAGTTTGTGCAAAATATTCCAATGGATAAATTTGATTTTCGGTATGCTGAAGGCAAATGGACCATCAAAGATATTATCCAACATATCATCGATGCCGAAAGAATTTTTGCCTATCGCGCTTTGCGAATTGCCAGAAATGACAAAACACCTTTGTCAGGTTTTGAGGAAAACGATTATGTGGAAAATACCGATGCCAACAGTAGAAGTATTCAAGCATTATTAACCGAATTTTCGGCGGTAAGGCATTGCAATTTATTGCTGTTTAAAAGTTTTTCAGCAGAACAACTCGCTAGAATAGGAATTGCATCCGAAAACGAAGTGTCGGTGCGCGCTTTGGGTTTTTTGATGATAGGGCATCAAAAGCATCATCAGCGGGTATTTCAAGAGCGGTATTTGTAG
- a CDS encoding type III PLP-dependent enzyme domain-containing protein: protein MNTKYFDLINQTYYFPQEEFTLNKDNLEFHNIDLMKLVEQYGTPLKFTYLPQISNNINKAKSWFRKSMEKNNYEAKYYYCYCTKSSHFEYIMNEAFKNNIHIETSSAFDINIVEKLLESGKINKSTYVICNGFKRDQYIENIARLINNGHKNTIPIIDNYEELDILQENIKKKFKIGIRIAAEEEPKFEFYTSRLGIGYKNIVQFYKKQIQENKKLELKMLHFFINTGINDNAYYWNELVKCIKVYVALKRECPTLDGLNIGGGFPIKNSLAFEYDYQYMIDEIINQIKIACDEAEVDVPNIFTEFGSYTVGESGGAIYQILYQKQQNDREKWNMIDSSFITTLPDTWAINRRFIMLAVNRWNDTYERVLLGGMTCDSDDYYNSEQNMNAIYLPKYNKEKPLYIGFFNTGAYQETIGGYGGLHHCLIPQPKHILIDRDENGILATEIFSQQQTADDVLEILGYNK, encoded by the coding sequence ATGAATACAAAATATTTCGACTTAATCAATCAGACGTATTATTTCCCTCAGGAGGAATTTACATTAAATAAAGACAACCTTGAATTTCACAATATCGATTTAATGAAATTGGTAGAGCAATATGGTACGCCTTTGAAATTTACCTATTTGCCTCAAATTTCCAATAACATCAACAAAGCCAAAAGTTGGTTTCGTAAATCGATGGAGAAAAACAATTACGAGGCGAAGTATTATTATTGTTATTGCACCAAAAGTTCCCATTTTGAGTACATCATGAACGAGGCTTTCAAAAACAACATTCACATCGAAACCTCTTCGGCTTTTGATATCAATATTGTGGAAAAATTGTTGGAATCCGGTAAAATCAACAAAAGTACTTATGTGATTTGCAACGGATTTAAGAGAGATCAATACATCGAAAACATTGCAAGATTAATCAATAACGGACACAAAAATACCATTCCGATAATTGATAATTACGAAGAATTGGATATTTTGCAAGAAAACATCAAAAAGAAATTCAAAATTGGAATACGTATAGCTGCTGAAGAAGAGCCAAAATTTGAGTTTTATACCTCACGTCTCGGCATTGGTTATAAAAATATTGTTCAGTTTTACAAAAAGCAAATTCAAGAAAATAAAAAATTGGAGCTCAAAATGCTGCACTTTTTTATTAATACTGGAATCAATGACAATGCCTATTATTGGAATGAATTGGTGAAATGTATCAAAGTATACGTTGCTTTAAAAAGAGAATGCCCTACCCTTGATGGGTTAAACATTGGCGGTGGGTTTCCTATAAAAAACTCATTGGCATTTGAATACGATTATCAGTATATGATTGACGAAATCATCAATCAAATCAAGATTGCTTGTGATGAAGCCGAGGTAGATGTTCCAAATATTTTTACCGAATTCGGCTCGTATACCGTTGGCGAAAGCGGTGGCGCGATTTATCAAATTTTGTATCAGAAACAACAAAATGACAGAGAAAAATGGAATATGATTGATTCGTCTTTCATCACCACTTTGCCAGACACTTGGGCAATCAACAGACGATTTATTATGTTGGCAGTGAATCGTTGGAATGATACCTACGAACGCGTTTTGTTAGGAGGAATGACCTGTGATAGTGATGATTATTACAATTCTGAGCAAAATATGAATGCCATCTATCTGCCCAAATACAACAAAGAAAAGCCGCTTTATATAGGTTTTTTCAACACGGGAGCCTATCAAGAAACTATAGGAGGTTACGGAGGATTGCACCACTGTTTGATTCCGCAACCCAAGCACATTTTGATAGATCGTGACGAAAATGGCATTCTCGCCACTGAAATTTTTTCGCAGCAACAAACCGCTGACGACGTTTTAGAAATTTTAGGCTATAATAAATAA
- a CDS encoding helix-turn-helix transcriptional regulator: protein MINTESFIKRLEIILDYYSLSASSFADKIGAQRSSMSHLLSGRNKPSLDFMLKIMEVFPDVDLYWLLNGKGSFPKSEDAIETKRAAPTPIQIETIAATKIEKSIEAVAEKISISANLTEATNGSMFSKTPSVLPQKTDTEIERIVIFYKNGTFKTYAED, encoded by the coding sequence ATGATAAACACTGAAAGTTTTATAAAAAGATTAGAAATCATACTCGATTATTACAGCTTAAGTGCCTCTTCATTTGCCGATAAAATAGGCGCACAGCGTTCGAGTATGTCTCACCTACTTTCAGGCAGAAACAAACCAAGTTTGGATTTTATGCTTAAAATAATGGAAGTTTTTCCCGATGTAGATTTGTATTGGTTACTCAATGGAAAAGGAAGTTTTCCAAAATCGGAGGACGCAATTGAGACAAAAAGAGCAGCTCCTACTCCAATCCAAATAGAAACTATCGCAGCAACCAAAATTGAAAAAAGCATCGAAGCGGTTGCCGAAAAAATTTCGATTTCGGCAAATCTAACAGAAGCCACTAACGGGAGTATGTTTTCAAAAACACCATCTGTATTACCTCAAAAAACCGATACTGAAATTGAACGAATAGTTATTTTTTACAAAAACGGAACTTTCAAAACCTATGCTGAAGATTAA
- a CDS encoding DNA primase → MRRVIVDYAKLTHEILNLLVEKFPDGYDDSNIIRFRNAQNELVEAVEVRTEDTIYLVKISTKLADRIENYDEDDEIAAEIEPIDDGINLDDDDDVSSDDDDTDEYKEPSDDKGDDDDDDDDDDEESDVSNEDDDEDDED, encoded by the coding sequence ATGAGAAGAGTAATTGTTGATTACGCAAAACTTACCCACGAAATTTTGAATCTTTTAGTAGAAAAATTTCCTGATGGCTATGATGATTCAAATATAATCCGTTTTAGAAACGCCCAAAACGAATTGGTCGAAGCTGTCGAAGTGCGCACTGAAGATACTATTTATTTAGTGAAAATCAGTACTAAACTGGCCGACAGAATCGAAAATTATGATGAAGACGATGAAATAGCAGCAGAAATTGAACCAATCGATGATGGTATCAACCTTGATGACGACGACGACGTAAGCAGCGATGATGATGATACTGATGAGTACAAAGAGCCTAGCGATGACAAAGGAGATGATGATGACGACGATGACGACGATGACGAGGAATCGGATGTGTCAAACGAAGATGATGACGAAGATGACGAAGATTAA